From Pyxicephalus adspersus chromosome 7, UCB_Pads_2.0, whole genome shotgun sequence, a single genomic window includes:
- the FOXL3 gene encoding forkhead box L3, with protein sequence MFDHTQYPYNCFNYDGDDYPTCSSDEEKKCTRPAYSYIALIAMAIQQSPDSRVTLSGIYDFIMKKFPYYRSNQRAWQNSIRHNLSLNSCFVKVPRTEGNEKGKGNYWSFASGCESMLDLFENGNFKRRRRRRNMKKCQKGRKQTLAKTIHSGEFTIIGSSEHLTPHHEHRPEPRTQVDSDGLFSTTISGRHSQTSTSGLGKTDEIKFSIDYILSAPDPLPILRPQHNIFENKFHILDNQQRNFHLWSL encoded by the exons ATGTTTGACCACACTCAATACCCATATAACTGCTTCAACTATGATGGAGATGATTACCCAACCTGCAGCTCTGATGAGGAGAAGAAGTGCACCAGACCTGCTTATAG ctaCATTGCATTGATCGCAATGGCAATTCAGCAAAGTCCTGATAGCAGAGTCACCCTGTCTGGGATTTATGATTTTATCATGAAGAAGTTTCCATACTATCGATCAAATCAGAGGGCATGGCAGAACTCCATAAGACACAACCTTTCTCTGAACAGCTGTTTCGTCAAG GTTCCAAGAACAGAAGGTAATGAAAAGGGGAAAGGAAACTATTGGTCATTTGCCTCTGGATGTGAGTCAATGCTTGACCTCTttgaaaatggtaattttaaaaggAGACGGAGAAGGAGGAATATGAAAAAATGTCAGAAGGGCCGAAAGCAAACCCTAGCTAAAACTATTCATTCTGGAGAATTTACCATTATTGGATCTTCAGAACATCTAACACCTCATCATGAACATAGACCCGAACCAAGAACACAAGTGGATTCAGATGGTCTATTCTCCACCACCATCTCCGGCAGACATAGTCAAACCAGTACTTCTGGTCTTGGAAAAACAGATGAGATCAAATTTAGCATTGATTATATATTATCCGCTCCAGATCCTTTACCAATTCTAAGACCCCaacataacatttttgaaaacaaatttcaTATTCTGGACAATCAACAACGGAATTTTCACCTTTGGAGTCTATAA